The Bubalus kerabau isolate K-KA32 ecotype Philippines breed swamp buffalo chromosome X, PCC_UOA_SB_1v2, whole genome shotgun sequence genome has a segment encoding these proteins:
- the RTL5 gene encoding retrotransposon Gag-like protein 5 isoform X1, whose translation MSEAAGNLNSLRMANVALREELNALRGENANLGLQLGRALAEVNSLRGNVSSYMRWPVPGVPALSEENFEFPLSEIDATPEGELPFLCWPPPRTEPEYAPDELLISVIQDCSTSGAPTDPPPMPSPPLPALPPPPAKELPPQPLLPPLERPEIEPFSGDPVYLAEFLMQLETFIADHEDHFPGGAERVAFLISFFAGEAKDWAVSVTQEGSPLHANFPRFLDEIRKQFCGPIPPSVAKKAIRKLKQGDCTLGSYADAFQFLAQFLSWDDCRLQNQFLKGLSEFFRKELLWSTEMADLDELILECVEIERKVRVPKPMPLPGVRNIFFPFAADRNLEGEEGEECHSGDQDEEARRRRILNKDQRRRVRAIQQETRGEEEEKRRKREEEMRKELKQKGEEDGEEEEEEEEAEEKEEKEEEEEEGMRKKRKKEEEDQSKDKKEEEHEGGLQEPEQEPEQEPEQEQETEDETQDDDLDELMEMEPTYANASSQTSGYYHENFLDVTPPIIQPSRRRNQNRLPLLEGLPAIFSGESSRRRPAILQGCGLCLLMVNMLALLPMSLSEKSKGQVPCTHTSRDPSSQALPVPMVLFILSPCSLGRGKNR comes from the exons ATGTCCGAGGCGGCCGGGAATCTCAATAGCCTCCGCATGGCGAACGTGGCCCTGCGAGAAGAATTAAATGCCCTTCGCGGGGAGAATGCCAATCTGGGCCTTCAGCTCGGCAGAGCCCTGGCCGAGGTCAATTCCTTGCGGGGCAATGTCTCGAGCTACATGCGCTGGCCGGTCCCCGGGGTGCCCGCCCTTTCTGAGGAGAACTTTGAGTTCCCGCTCAGTGAGATCGACGCCACTCCCGAGGGAGAACTGCCCTTCCTGTGCTGGCCTCCCCCGCGCACCGAGCCCGAGTATGCCCCGGACGAGCTGTTGATTAGCGTGATCCAGGATTGCAGTACTTCCGGCGCACCCACCGACCCACCCCCGATGCCCAGTCCACCCCTGCCGGCGCTGCCCCCGCCTCCGGCCAAGGAGCTGCCCCCGCAGCCTCTTCTGCCGCCGCTGGAGCGGCCTGAGATAGAGCCCTTCTCGGGGGACCCAGTCTACCTGGCTGAATTCTTGATGCAGCTAGAGACTTTCATAGCCGACCATGAGGATCATTTCCCCGGGGGCGCTGAGCGGGTGGCCTTTCTGATCTCCTTTTTCGCTGGTGAAGCCAAGGACTGGGCCGTCTCAGTCACCCAGGAAGGAAGCCCCCTGCATGCTAACTTTCCGCGCTTCCTAGATGAAATCCGTAAGCAATTCTGTGGCCCCATTCCCCCAAGCGTGGCAAAAAAAGCCATCCGCAAGCTCAAGCAGGGAGACTGTACCCTGGGCAGCTATGCAGATGCTTTTCAGTTCCTGGCTCAATTCTTGTCTTGGGATGACTGCCGCCTTCAAAACCAGTTCCTCAAAGGCTTATCAGAGTTCTTCCGCAAGGAGCTCTTATGGTCAACTGAAATGGCCGACCTGGACGAGCTGATTCTCGAGTGTGTGGAGATAGAAAGAAAAGTGCGTGTCCCCAAGCCAATGCCACTCCCTGGGGTTCGCAATATCTTCTTCCCTTTTGCAGCAGACCGTAATCTCGAAGGTGAAGAGGGAGAAGAGTGCCACAGTGGGGATCAAGATGAAGAGGCACGCAGGCGCAGGATTCTCAACAAGGACCAGCGGAGGCGCGTGAGAGCAATCCAACAAGAGAccaggggggaggaggaggagaagaggaggaagagggaggaagagatgaGGAAGGAGCTGAAACAGAAAGGGGAGGAGgacggggaggaggaggaggaagaagaggaggcggaagaaaaggaggagaaagaagaggaggaagaggaggggatgaggaagaagaggaagaaggaggaggaagatcaGAGTAAGGATAAGAAAGAAGAGGAACATGAGGGTGGCCTCCAGGAACCAGAGCAGGAGCCTGAGCAAGAACCCGAGCaggagcaggagacagaggatgagacccAAGATGATGACCTGGATGAGCTGATGGAGATGGAGCCCACCTATGCCAACGCTTCATCCCAGACTTCCGGCTACTATCATGAAAACTTCCTAGATGTGACGCCTCCCATCATACAGCCCAGCAGACGGAGGAACCAGAATCGACTCCCACTTCTGGAGGGCCTTCCAG ctattttctcaggagagagttccagaaggagGCCTGCCATTCTTCAAGGCTGTGGACTCTGTTTGCTGATGGTCAACATGCTGGCCCTGCTGCCCATGTCCCTGTCAGAGAAGTCCAAAGGACAGGTGCCTTGCACCCACACTTCCAGGGACCCCTCATCACAGGCCCTGCCTGTTCCCATGGTGCTTTTCATCCTGAGCCCATGTAGCCTCGGCCGGGGCAAGAACAGATGA
- the NHSL2 gene encoding NHS-like protein 2 isoform X1: protein MERAEAITLFWSRGAAANSGRENATATAHSRSSWRQPVNVFLSSGRPPSVEELLREAQLNLQSLLQEEYEEQYSEARLLGQTFRSADEAPEPTPSPRLQSARRLEFVLMPTKWQLSEDETTMQGVRAPEASLSLPTTADKQAAWNSPFPLPILEEKRWLQSCPTHSDIVPINVSGQQFDKHASLRHSLFNTETAVNPKSTLRRRRTIIGFSNYSQRDQGHSNSPAGSVAHSTTSDIRPSHSVPESVHGRVALGQEARFPNLTSPVLRNPSSHPEEPPQAWGATKPPGMESMGMMYSIPGSCNGPTESTFSASWKGDAFTYVTPSATAQSSQVNENGKNPSSGNSWVSLHTLPPLVPKEAATLFVTRDIPAGCSGPAGYSQHPTQRSQVSERPSKIGLLTGGTSRLETGPGGASRFRERSLSVPTDTGTMDVDYEEEQKASEACALPYASTSSEGSNSADNIASLSAQQEAHHRRQRSKSISLKKAKKKPSPPTRSVSLVKDEPVLLPEGGSVLPKDQRPRSLCLSLEHQGHHSSHPDTQGHPAVPTFKDPEGTQFAHHWYLTDWKSGDTYQSLSSSSTATGTTVIECTQVQGSSESLASPSTSRATTPSQLSIEVEAREVSSPGRPTGLMSPSSGYSSQSETPTPTVSMSLTLGHLPPPSSSVRVRPVVPERKSSLPPTSPMEKMSKSRLSFDLPLTSSTNLDLSGMSISIRSKNKVSQHHSDTNLGAKLAQKTSPNQPIMPMVTQSDLRSVRLRSVSKSELEDDIESPDYAEESGAEVFTLPERKMKPPIAEKPPLARRPASLVHKPPSVPEEYPLTSPTLAMTPKSSIQHIRPLPQDIYTVVRKSKSSSFPESRSPGESTAPSSLVFTPFASSSGAFFSGTQQPPQGSMEDEGPKGRALPERISLQSQEEAEKKKGKIPPPVPKKPSVLYLPLTSPTAQAEAYVTEPRLPLSPIITLEEEAKCLPTDDHLPSAGTRMTSRPQSNSEREASPPGSLMEPSTEEKSVISDKTAEWIAEDDDDVFVASRTTEDLFTVIHRSKRKLLGWKEPGETFAGSSRPSSHSPVRNPPESPVSELAASAGSSGSANLDAGRNDDFKALLQKKGSKATPRSRPSAAELLKTTNPLARRIIAQFSKDYKTPDNPST from the exons CTGCAGCTAACTCGGGTCGGGAAAATGCGACAGCGACTGCCCACTCGAGGTCGTCATGGCGACAGCCAGTGAACGTGTTCCTCTCCTCGGGCAGGCCCCCGAGTGTAGAGGAGCTGCTTCGCGAGGCGCAGCTCAATCTCCAGAGCCTGTTGCAAG AAGAATATGAGGAACAGTACTCGGAGGCCAGACTTCTGGGGCAGACCTTCCGCTCTGCTGATGAGGCCCCTgagcccacccccagcccaagGCTCCAGTCTGCCAGGCGTCTGGAGTTTGTACTGATG CCCACAAAATGGCAGCTGAGCGAGGATGAGACTACCATGCAGGGTGTGAGGGCCCCTGAGGCCTCCCTGAGCCTGCCTACCACAGCCGACAAGCAAGCTGCCTGGAATAGCCCCTTTCCTCTGCCCATCCTAGAGGAGAAGCGGTGGCTTCAGTCTTGCCCCACACACTCTGACATCGTGCCCATCAACGTCTCCG GGCAGCAGTTTGATAAACATGCAAGTTTGCGACACTCGTTGTTTAACACAGAGACAGCCGTGaaccccaagtccaccctgaggCGGAGGCGGACCATTATTGGATTCTCTAACTATTCCCAGCGAGACCAAG GTCACAGCAACAGCCCAGCAGGCAGTGTGGCCCACTCCACCACCTCAGACATCAGGCCCAGCCATTCAGTTCCAGAAAGTGTTCATGGAAGAGTTGCACTTGGTCAGGAAGCTCGGTTCCCAAATCTCACCTCACCAGTACTAAGAAATCCTTCTAGTCATCCGGAAGAACCTCCCCAGGCATGGGGTGCCACAAAACCCCCTGGAATGGAGAGCATGGGGATGATGTACAGCATTCCTGGTTCTTGCAATGGACCAACAGAATCGACATTCTCTGCTTCCTGGAAGGGAGATGCTTTTACCTATGTGACTCCAAGTGCCACCGCTCAGAGCAGTCAAgtcaatgaaaatggaaaaaatcctTCCTCTGGGAATTCTTGGGTCTCTCTGCACACACTGCCACCTCTTGTTCCTAAGGAGGCTGCTACCCTCTTTGTCACTCGTGATATCCCAGCAGGGTGCAGTGGGCCTGCTGGCTACTCTCAGCATCCTACTCAACGAAGCCAAGTATCTGAGCGACCCTCCAAGATTGGCCTTCTGACCGGTGGTACCTCAAGGCTGGAGACAGGCCCAGGTGGGGCCAGCAGGTTCCGGGAGCGGTCACTGTCTGTACCCACAGATACAGGTACCATGGATGTGGACTATGAGGAGGAGCAGAAGGCCAGTGAAGCCTGTGCCCTACCTTATGCCAGTACGAGTTCTGAGGGCAGTAACAGTGCTGACAACATTGCCTCCCTCAGTGCCCAACAGGAGGCCCATCACAGAAGGCAGAGGTCCAAGAGCATCTCACTCAAGAAGGCCAAGAAGAAGCCTTCCCCTCCGACTCGCAGTGTCTCACTGGTCAAAGATGAACCAGTCCTCTTGCCGGAAGGTGGGTCAGTACTACCCAAGGACCAGAGGCCCAGGAGCCTTTGTCTCTCCTTGGAACACCAAGGACATCACTCATCCCACCCAGATACTCAGGGTCACCCAGCTGTGCCAACCTTCAAAGACCCAGAAGGTACACAATTCGCCCATCACTGGTATCTTACTGACTGGAAGTCTGGTGACACCTACCAGTCCTTGTCCAGCTCCAGCACCGCCACTGGCACCACAGTCATTGAGTGCACCCAAGTTCAGGGCAGCTCAGAGTCTCTTGCCTCCCCTTCCACTTCCAGAGCCACGACGCCTTCCCAGCTTTCCATCGAGGTGGAGGCCAGGGAGGTATCCTCTCCAGGAAGGCCTACTGGGCTGATGTCACCCTCCAGTGGATACTCCAGCCAGTCAGAGACGCCAACACCCACTGTCTCCATGTCCTTGACCCTGGGCCACTTGCCCCCTCCAAGCAGCAGTGTCCGGGTGCGTCCAGTGGTACCTGAGAGGAAGTCATCACTACCCCCAACATCACCAATGGAAAAAATGTCCAAGTCACGGCTATCGTTTGACCTACCATTGACCTCTTCAACCAACCTGGATCTGTCTGGGATGAGTATCTCAATCCGAAGCAAAAACAAGGTGAGCCAGCATCACTCAGACACAAATTTGGGGGCCAAGCTGGCCCAGAAAACTAGCCCCAACCAGCCAATCATGCCTATGGTTACTCAGTCTGACTTACGTTCTGTTCGCCTGAGGTCAGTCAGCAAGTCTGAGCTGGAAGATGACATTGAGAGCCCTGACTATGCTGAGGAATCAGGAGCTGAAGTCTTCACCTTGCCAGAGAGGAAGATGAAACCTCCCATAGCCGAGAAGCCCCCTCTGGCCCGAAGGCCTGCAAGCTTAGTCCACAAGCCACCATCTGTCCCCGAGGAGTACCCATTAACTTCGCCTACCTTGGCTATGACTCCCAAGAGCTCAATTCAGCACATAAGGCCACTCCCTCAAGATATCTACACAGTGGTGCGGAAATCAAAGTCCTCCAGCTTCCCTGAGAGCAGAAGCCCAGGGGAGTCCACAGCACCCTCATCTCTTGTTTTCACGCCTTTTGCCAGTTCCTCTGGTGCTTTCTTCTCAGGAACACAGCAACCTCCCCAGGGAAGTATGGAGGATGAGGGCCCTAAGGGGAGAGCCCTGCCTGAAAGAATTAGCCTCCAGAGCCAAGAAGAagctgagaaaaagaaaggcaagattCCACCTCCTGTACCAAAAAAGCCCAGCGTGCTGTACCTGCCTCTCACTTCACCCACGGCTCAAGCGGAGGCCTATGTGACTGAACCAAGACTGCCCCTCAGCCCCATCATCACCCTGGAGGAAGAGGCCAAGTGTCTCCCAACTGATGATCACCTGCCATCTGCTGGTACAAGGATGACCTCAAGGCCACAGTCCAACAGCGAAAGGGAAGCAAGTCCTCCAG GGAGTTTGATGGAACCAAGCACCGAAGAAAAAAGTGTAATCAGTGATAAAACAGCCGAATGGATTgcagaagatgatgatgatgtgtTTGTGGCTTCACGTACAACTGAAGATTtatttactgtgatccacag GTCCAAAAGAAAGCTGCTTGGCTGGAAGGAACCTGGTGAGACCTTTGCTGGCAGCAGCAGACCAAGCTCCCACTCACCAGTAAGGAACCCACCTGAGTCTCCGGTCAGTGAGTTGGCTGCCTCTGCAGGGTCAAGCGGCAGTGCCAACCTAGATGCTGGCAGAAATGATGATTTCAAGGCCTTGCTACAGAAGAAGGGAAGCAAGGCAACTCCAAGGTCCCGCCCCTCAGCAGCCGAACTGCTGAAGACCACTAACCCACTGGCTCGGCGAATTATTGCACAATTTTCAAAAGACTACAAAACCCCTGATAACCCCAGTACCTAA
- the RTL5 gene encoding retrotransposon Gag-like protein 5 isoform X2 has protein sequence MSEAAGNLNSLRMANVALREELNALRGENANLGLQLGRALAEVNSLRGNVSSYMRWPVPGVPALSEENFEFPLSEIDATPEGELPFLCWPPPRTEPEYAPDELLISVIQDCSTSGAPTDPPPMPSPPLPALPPPPAKELPPQPLLPPLERPEIEPFSGDPVYLAEFLMQLETFIADHEDHFPGGAERVAFLISFFAGEAKDWAVSVTQEGSPLHANFPRFLDEIRKQFCGPIPPSVAKKAIRKLKQGDCTLGSYADAFQFLAQFLSWDDCRLQNQFLKGLSEFFRKELLWSTEMADLDELILECVEIERKVRVPKPMPLPGVRNIFFPFAADRNLEGEEGEECHSGDQDEEARRRRILNKDQRRRVRAIQQETRGEEEEKRRKREEEMRKELKQKGEEDGEEEEEEEEAEEKEEKEEEEEEGMRKKRKKEEEDQSKDKKEEEHEGGLQEPEQEPEQEPEQEQETEDETQDDDLDELMEMEPTYANASSQTSGYYHENFLDVTPPIIQPSRRRNQNRLPLLEGLPGTNSPFYSSPPLIRRAGRLGQRQIRRRPPVLFRLTPRQGGHRAARGRIRV, from the coding sequence ATGTCCGAGGCGGCCGGGAATCTCAATAGCCTCCGCATGGCGAACGTGGCCCTGCGAGAAGAATTAAATGCCCTTCGCGGGGAGAATGCCAATCTGGGCCTTCAGCTCGGCAGAGCCCTGGCCGAGGTCAATTCCTTGCGGGGCAATGTCTCGAGCTACATGCGCTGGCCGGTCCCCGGGGTGCCCGCCCTTTCTGAGGAGAACTTTGAGTTCCCGCTCAGTGAGATCGACGCCACTCCCGAGGGAGAACTGCCCTTCCTGTGCTGGCCTCCCCCGCGCACCGAGCCCGAGTATGCCCCGGACGAGCTGTTGATTAGCGTGATCCAGGATTGCAGTACTTCCGGCGCACCCACCGACCCACCCCCGATGCCCAGTCCACCCCTGCCGGCGCTGCCCCCGCCTCCGGCCAAGGAGCTGCCCCCGCAGCCTCTTCTGCCGCCGCTGGAGCGGCCTGAGATAGAGCCCTTCTCGGGGGACCCAGTCTACCTGGCTGAATTCTTGATGCAGCTAGAGACTTTCATAGCCGACCATGAGGATCATTTCCCCGGGGGCGCTGAGCGGGTGGCCTTTCTGATCTCCTTTTTCGCTGGTGAAGCCAAGGACTGGGCCGTCTCAGTCACCCAGGAAGGAAGCCCCCTGCATGCTAACTTTCCGCGCTTCCTAGATGAAATCCGTAAGCAATTCTGTGGCCCCATTCCCCCAAGCGTGGCAAAAAAAGCCATCCGCAAGCTCAAGCAGGGAGACTGTACCCTGGGCAGCTATGCAGATGCTTTTCAGTTCCTGGCTCAATTCTTGTCTTGGGATGACTGCCGCCTTCAAAACCAGTTCCTCAAAGGCTTATCAGAGTTCTTCCGCAAGGAGCTCTTATGGTCAACTGAAATGGCCGACCTGGACGAGCTGATTCTCGAGTGTGTGGAGATAGAAAGAAAAGTGCGTGTCCCCAAGCCAATGCCACTCCCTGGGGTTCGCAATATCTTCTTCCCTTTTGCAGCAGACCGTAATCTCGAAGGTGAAGAGGGAGAAGAGTGCCACAGTGGGGATCAAGATGAAGAGGCACGCAGGCGCAGGATTCTCAACAAGGACCAGCGGAGGCGCGTGAGAGCAATCCAACAAGAGAccaggggggaggaggaggagaagaggaggaagagggaggaagagatgaGGAAGGAGCTGAAACAGAAAGGGGAGGAGgacggggaggaggaggaggaagaagaggaggcggaagaaaaggaggagaaagaagaggaggaagaggaggggatgaggaagaagaggaagaaggaggaggaagatcaGAGTAAGGATAAGAAAGAAGAGGAACATGAGGGTGGCCTCCAGGAACCAGAGCAGGAGCCTGAGCAAGAACCCGAGCaggagcaggagacagaggatgagacccAAGATGATGACCTGGATGAGCTGATGGAGATGGAGCCCACCTATGCCAACGCTTCATCCCAGACTTCCGGCTACTATCATGAAAACTTCCTAGATGTGACGCCTCCCATCATACAGCCCAGCAGACGGAGGAACCAGAATCGACTCCCACTTCTGGAGGGCCTTCCAGGTACCAATTCACCATTCTACAGTTCACCGCCGCTAATTCGCCGCGCGGGTCGCCTGGGGCAACGCCAAATTCGACGCCGTCCCCCAGTGCTATTTCGCCTCACTCCGAGGCAGGGGGGCCACCGGGCTGCACGGGGCCGTATTCGCGTGTGA
- the NHSL2 gene encoding NHS-like protein 2 isoform X2, whose product MERAEAITLFWSRGGHSNSPAGSVAHSTTSDIRPSHSVPESVHGRVALGQEARFPNLTSPVLRNPSSHPEEPPQAWGATKPPGMESMGMMYSIPGSCNGPTESTFSASWKGDAFTYVTPSATAQSSQVNENGKNPSSGNSWVSLHTLPPLVPKEAATLFVTRDIPAGCSGPAGYSQHPTQRSQVSERPSKIGLLTGGTSRLETGPGGASRFRERSLSVPTDTGTMDVDYEEEQKASEACALPYASTSSEGSNSADNIASLSAQQEAHHRRQRSKSISLKKAKKKPSPPTRSVSLVKDEPVLLPEGGSVLPKDQRPRSLCLSLEHQGHHSSHPDTQGHPAVPTFKDPEGTQFAHHWYLTDWKSGDTYQSLSSSSTATGTTVIECTQVQGSSESLASPSTSRATTPSQLSIEVEAREVSSPGRPTGLMSPSSGYSSQSETPTPTVSMSLTLGHLPPPSSSVRVRPVVPERKSSLPPTSPMEKMSKSRLSFDLPLTSSTNLDLSGMSISIRSKNKVSQHHSDTNLGAKLAQKTSPNQPIMPMVTQSDLRSVRLRSVSKSELEDDIESPDYAEESGAEVFTLPERKMKPPIAEKPPLARRPASLVHKPPSVPEEYPLTSPTLAMTPKSSIQHIRPLPQDIYTVVRKSKSSSFPESRSPGESTAPSSLVFTPFASSSGAFFSGTQQPPQGSMEDEGPKGRALPERISLQSQEEAEKKKGKIPPPVPKKPSVLYLPLTSPTAQAEAYVTEPRLPLSPIITLEEEAKCLPTDDHLPSAGTRMTSRPQSNSEREASPPGSLMEPSTEEKSVISDKTAEWIAEDDDDVFVASRTTEDLFTVIHRSKRKLLGWKEPGETFAGSSRPSSHSPVRNPPESPVSELAASAGSSGSANLDAGRNDDFKALLQKKGSKATPRSRPSAAELLKTTNPLARRIIAQFSKDYKTPDNPST is encoded by the exons GTCACAGCAACAGCCCAGCAGGCAGTGTGGCCCACTCCACCACCTCAGACATCAGGCCCAGCCATTCAGTTCCAGAAAGTGTTCATGGAAGAGTTGCACTTGGTCAGGAAGCTCGGTTCCCAAATCTCACCTCACCAGTACTAAGAAATCCTTCTAGTCATCCGGAAGAACCTCCCCAGGCATGGGGTGCCACAAAACCCCCTGGAATGGAGAGCATGGGGATGATGTACAGCATTCCTGGTTCTTGCAATGGACCAACAGAATCGACATTCTCTGCTTCCTGGAAGGGAGATGCTTTTACCTATGTGACTCCAAGTGCCACCGCTCAGAGCAGTCAAgtcaatgaaaatggaaaaaatcctTCCTCTGGGAATTCTTGGGTCTCTCTGCACACACTGCCACCTCTTGTTCCTAAGGAGGCTGCTACCCTCTTTGTCACTCGTGATATCCCAGCAGGGTGCAGTGGGCCTGCTGGCTACTCTCAGCATCCTACTCAACGAAGCCAAGTATCTGAGCGACCCTCCAAGATTGGCCTTCTGACCGGTGGTACCTCAAGGCTGGAGACAGGCCCAGGTGGGGCCAGCAGGTTCCGGGAGCGGTCACTGTCTGTACCCACAGATACAGGTACCATGGATGTGGACTATGAGGAGGAGCAGAAGGCCAGTGAAGCCTGTGCCCTACCTTATGCCAGTACGAGTTCTGAGGGCAGTAACAGTGCTGACAACATTGCCTCCCTCAGTGCCCAACAGGAGGCCCATCACAGAAGGCAGAGGTCCAAGAGCATCTCACTCAAGAAGGCCAAGAAGAAGCCTTCCCCTCCGACTCGCAGTGTCTCACTGGTCAAAGATGAACCAGTCCTCTTGCCGGAAGGTGGGTCAGTACTACCCAAGGACCAGAGGCCCAGGAGCCTTTGTCTCTCCTTGGAACACCAAGGACATCACTCATCCCACCCAGATACTCAGGGTCACCCAGCTGTGCCAACCTTCAAAGACCCAGAAGGTACACAATTCGCCCATCACTGGTATCTTACTGACTGGAAGTCTGGTGACACCTACCAGTCCTTGTCCAGCTCCAGCACCGCCACTGGCACCACAGTCATTGAGTGCACCCAAGTTCAGGGCAGCTCAGAGTCTCTTGCCTCCCCTTCCACTTCCAGAGCCACGACGCCTTCCCAGCTTTCCATCGAGGTGGAGGCCAGGGAGGTATCCTCTCCAGGAAGGCCTACTGGGCTGATGTCACCCTCCAGTGGATACTCCAGCCAGTCAGAGACGCCAACACCCACTGTCTCCATGTCCTTGACCCTGGGCCACTTGCCCCCTCCAAGCAGCAGTGTCCGGGTGCGTCCAGTGGTACCTGAGAGGAAGTCATCACTACCCCCAACATCACCAATGGAAAAAATGTCCAAGTCACGGCTATCGTTTGACCTACCATTGACCTCTTCAACCAACCTGGATCTGTCTGGGATGAGTATCTCAATCCGAAGCAAAAACAAGGTGAGCCAGCATCACTCAGACACAAATTTGGGGGCCAAGCTGGCCCAGAAAACTAGCCCCAACCAGCCAATCATGCCTATGGTTACTCAGTCTGACTTACGTTCTGTTCGCCTGAGGTCAGTCAGCAAGTCTGAGCTGGAAGATGACATTGAGAGCCCTGACTATGCTGAGGAATCAGGAGCTGAAGTCTTCACCTTGCCAGAGAGGAAGATGAAACCTCCCATAGCCGAGAAGCCCCCTCTGGCCCGAAGGCCTGCAAGCTTAGTCCACAAGCCACCATCTGTCCCCGAGGAGTACCCATTAACTTCGCCTACCTTGGCTATGACTCCCAAGAGCTCAATTCAGCACATAAGGCCACTCCCTCAAGATATCTACACAGTGGTGCGGAAATCAAAGTCCTCCAGCTTCCCTGAGAGCAGAAGCCCAGGGGAGTCCACAGCACCCTCATCTCTTGTTTTCACGCCTTTTGCCAGTTCCTCTGGTGCTTTCTTCTCAGGAACACAGCAACCTCCCCAGGGAAGTATGGAGGATGAGGGCCCTAAGGGGAGAGCCCTGCCTGAAAGAATTAGCCTCCAGAGCCAAGAAGAagctgagaaaaagaaaggcaagattCCACCTCCTGTACCAAAAAAGCCCAGCGTGCTGTACCTGCCTCTCACTTCACCCACGGCTCAAGCGGAGGCCTATGTGACTGAACCAAGACTGCCCCTCAGCCCCATCATCACCCTGGAGGAAGAGGCCAAGTGTCTCCCAACTGATGATCACCTGCCATCTGCTGGTACAAGGATGACCTCAAGGCCACAGTCCAACAGCGAAAGGGAAGCAAGTCCTCCAG GGAGTTTGATGGAACCAAGCACCGAAGAAAAAAGTGTAATCAGTGATAAAACAGCCGAATGGATTgcagaagatgatgatgatgtgtTTGTGGCTTCACGTACAACTGAAGATTtatttactgtgatccacag GTCCAAAAGAAAGCTGCTTGGCTGGAAGGAACCTGGTGAGACCTTTGCTGGCAGCAGCAGACCAAGCTCCCACTCACCAGTAAGGAACCCACCTGAGTCTCCGGTCAGTGAGTTGGCTGCCTCTGCAGGGTCAAGCGGCAGTGCCAACCTAGATGCTGGCAGAAATGATGATTTCAAGGCCTTGCTACAGAAGAAGGGAAGCAAGGCAACTCCAAGGTCCCGCCCCTCAGCAGCCGAACTGCTGAAGACCACTAACCCACTGGCTCGGCGAATTATTGCACAATTTTCAAAAGACTACAAAACCCCTGATAACCCCAGTACCTAA